The DNA window aaaaggcCAGAGACAAGAATTACTAATTGTTGTGCACCACTTTTCACTTTTCATAAGAGTTGCAACTTATTATAGATTATTCTTCATATTATAGTTTTGATTAACTGTTTGGTCTGTAATCAGAAAATTGAAAAATTCTAACACAATATTCTAGCTGCCGAAATTATGtgttcaaatgtcttgttttcttaAACCAGCAGAACAAAAACTCagtaatatttgattaattatgtTAGAAAAGGTAAATCAAAAAGCTCTCACATCTGAGGGGTGCATTCAGGTACACTTAAATTCAATGCCTTTTTGGACAAGTCATCTTTTCTCATTCAAGCAGTGCAGGTAGGTATAAAGAGCCGtaacatatatgtatatgtggtCCCATGCAGAGGTAGGTTATGCATAGGAGAATGGTTCTTATCAGTGTGAGCTaaattaatctacattttgcagACAGGTAAGTGCAAATATAAAGTACcgtaaaaagacagtattaggttcagtggtagctttaaagatttaaaacacCAGAAATGTGTACTTTGATGCAGAAGGGCTTGACTGagtctgacaaaaataaattaaaagttgaataaatgaaattaaataaaatgtttgtggtaaTTAAGATCTCACAAATTCCAATTtcagactatttaatgacttttaaggtctaatataatatttaagaaatttaatttaagacattttaagacttgttaaggacctgcagacactgGAAACCATCAAATAGTTGGCATTTCTGccagaaaaataactttaatcattaatttttcatcaaaataaaaactaattacCTTTTTGTCTATCAACTTATCTACTAAATGACATATTAAAGCAGCTTCATATAGTATGATTTGGAGATGCAGTGTTTTGAACACAAGCAGACAAGACTTTATCAACAGAACATACAAATACAGCACATCTTTATACAAAATGCATATACTTTAGCCCTTAATTTATAgcatttatacatttaaatcCATTATGTAATAATTTAGTTgtattaaaatacttttttcaaaTGATTGTTGATTGAGATTGAGACTTTCTCAGGCTGGTCGTATCAAGCAGGCTTGTTAGTGAAGTAGACTTTGATATGACAGATTTCCCAGCCTAGGGAGGAAGCCAGTTTAGCACCTAGTGGCTGTTGTGACTGATCTGTCACCTCTGAACCCCACCTCACAGCAAGTCACTAACAGACGACCCGGTGACGAGCACCCTGCACcccaactccacctaatgcagcaGTCACGTCACTCAACCCAGGGGATGTTTTCTTAAACATTGCTTTTTCCCTCTGATCTGCTAATAAGAAAAAATGAAGACTGCAAGAAGTGTTGATGAGATTTAAACTGACCTGGTACGCTCCAGATGACTTCGAAGCAGGCGACAGCATTCCTCACCCTCGGTTTCAATATTCTTGTGAAGGAAAATAAAGGTGTTGCTTATTACGCATGTGCTGAAATAACCTTTTATTACAACAAAGTCACTGAGGAgacctttttgttgttgttaaagttTAAAACAGGACTACCTGAGGGGTTTGACTTGGGAGGACATTTCTCTTCCATATTTTCTGTTCATCAGTTCTGCGTAAGTCATCAGGACTAAAACCTTTTCACTGGTGTAGTGCCTCGGCCACTCCATCTTGTCATGGGCAAATTTCTGGAAAACAAATATCTCAACAAGCAACTCACTTGACAAAGACATAACGGACTGAACAAGTAAtctaaataaacacattacCTGCATCATCAGCATATTTGGCTGTCTCCTCTTGAAATGTGACACAGGTTTATCCTTGGAAATCAGGAACTCGTTAATGATCTGCAAAATACCATTTAAGTATTAAAAACCAAAGTTATTCTGAAGATTATTTTGCGTAACAAATGTTGTCATGATACCAAAATTTTTCAACTTCCGTACTGTATAAAGAATGATACTTGATACCGCTTTCAATACCACGGCAAAAAGGAAGTCCTGGGCacacaaaataatatatatattttttaattttacttatGATCTGCCTCCAGTCACATTGTGGGTTTGCCACTGGAGAGAAAGCTCTGACAGCTACAGGTTGAGGACCAGTTAATTTTCTTCCCCTTTTGTTTAATCTTTGCAGCCTTGAGTTTAAACTCTGAATCCCAAtcatttttttataaatatatagcTTTGGTACTTTTGACACTATCGAATGTATAATTAAAGGAGACTGTATAGTTTTAAACATGTGGTATTGACAAAGTATCGAAGTATGGATGCTTTTGACAACCTTAATTATAACAAGAACACATAAACCATAGTAGATGAAACAGCTGTACCTCTGTAAAAGGGAACTGTTCACTCGCCAGTGTTTTCctaaaaagaaatgaaacacaaaaagaacagaTTACACATATCATGAGAGCAAACCATCCTTTAAATCATCACAAGTTTGCAAAGCCTCTACTGACATCTTCAAATCATATTTTGTCCGATCAatagtccaaaacccaaagacacCAAGTTTACTGTTGAGGAAGAAACCCAGAAGATTTTCACATTTGAGTAGCTGAAGCcaattaattattttgtcaCTTAAAATGCCCTAATGAATTAACAATTAAATTACCATCTGCAATCTCTAATTCTTTATGATTCAAGATAAATGGGAGACTGTCTTAGACTGAATGCTTCAaacagaagcagaagaagaatcTGGATCATTTCATACCCATTCTACCAGAAACCTCAAAAGAGAAGCTAGCTGATTTAGTTCAATACTGAGGACCACCGTTCCTCCTTGATCTAAACATAATTGCAACTTAGCAAATTTAAGTCACAGTCACTCAAGGTTCCAAATAAATGTCCTTAACCAACTGTTTACTGTCTTGATAGTATTGTCATCTAACAGGACTGTAATCATTTGGCACTGGTAAAGTTGCCTGGGCAAAATAATCATCTTGATCAGAAAAcccaaattgacatttttgatgaaaaTGGATCAAAATGGCTACTTATGTGTCAACTAAAAGGCCTGATTTTGTAGAGTAGTACTATGTTATGGGCATGATTCTCAACCtaaaatattttccttttcCTCTTAGTGCAGAATCAATACAGGTTGActagtatgtgtatgtgtatcgCTTAGCATGTGTATGTACGTGTGTATGCATACAcgtgtgtgtatgcatatgcATAtatacagtttttgttttttattaaagaaGGAATCCACTcctactttttgttttgttttagctcactttaagtatgtttttgtgtctagtTGACACTTGTGTAAAAcctaataaaaagtaaatacattGAGAAATGAGATcctgtgttgtttttcattAACTGACATAACATGAATGGGCTCTAATATTTTCCACTAGCGGTTCAATCCCAAACTCAAATAACATATATTGATATCAGCAATCAGCCAAAATGACTTGGAAAATATCAGCATATTGGCAAAAATCCCTAGTTAACATGTTGCttatgttcttttttcctcatcttattccactctttcattttctgcatttatatttattatttttgggaAAAAATGCAACTACTGTTCATTTACAGAAAGTCACACACCTTCTGACATTTGCCTCAAAGGACACAGCCTGCCGAGTCTGTTCATGGCGATGCCAGTCACAGGGACACTGGTAGTCAAAGTCCTGAGGTTGACAGAAACGTTTACTGTCACAAAGCACACAGCCGCCACGTTCATGTGCCTTTGCTGACCCTTAAAAAGGGTGAGGATGAATCAGTATTAATATGTGATAAAACAGGAATAGTAGGAGAAGACAAACAACTTTAAAATCTAACACACTAATACAACTGGGGTCTGACCCATCTCTCACATACGTGTATGTTTTGACATGTTAATGGCTCCAAAACAGCCATGTGTGAGGCATGTCCTCTTGGGGACAACCCCCTTTTGCTTTCCACCTCttatcaaaatcaaaaacagggGTCACACAGTTCAAAGCACTCACCAGGATGTCGACACAAGTTGCAGTGAGGAACCTTCTTCACAACTCCCTCAGACACCCCCACGTTCTCCTCCTTCCACTGGATGAACCTGAGGTGATTAGGGAAAGGTGACAAGAGCACAAACACGACACTACACACACTCTTTATGTGAGAAAAAGTTATACAGAAAGGAAAATCATGCTTATGTGCAAGAAAATAATCTACAGTGAGTGTGTCTCTTACCTCTGCAGGAGTGTTTGTCCTTTCAGCATCTGAATAAGCCTCAGAGCTTGCTCTTTACCAACACCTGGTATGCCCTTATAAAAGAATGACATTTAACATAAGTCATTCATCATAACAGTGATTTTGAAGATACAGATTTCAGATTGAGATGTCCTCCTTACCTTAGGAATATAATCACAGCCAAGAAAGATGGCAAGACCAACTAGATTCTCTCTGGTGAGATGTAACTCTGTTTGTACCCTTGAGGTCTTGTAGCAGTCCACCTGAGGGTCCTGGAGGGAGAGGTGAGAAACAAGACTGTGAAGATTTGATGGTTTTAACATTTAAGACATTAGCAGAATAATGGAAAGAATCAAACATACAGATAGGGACGTAGTTAAAATTAAATACGTAGGGCtaacaatatttttatttaatttatttaattactgAATAATGTATGATTTTTGATCGTGTAATTGACTTAGGGCTGAGCaatatattaacattttataaatatcatgatatgagactcAATAGATAGAATACTGAACACAATACTGAAAAAGCACAGCTTGTAAAGTAACACCCAAGTGTTACTTTAGCAGTCTGGGAAAACTTTAAATCACTGGACTGAGTTTCGATTCATAGGCATAAATTCAGTTGTCTGGGAACCAGATGAATGTTAGAGCTTGTATTTTATTTGCTTTGGCAGATGTACGTATGTAATGCAAGTCTCTATGTAAAGATTCACATGGCTTTAAATTCAATACTAGTCCCCAGAACAATCTAAAGTGAAGAAGCCTTTTGAATGAGCAGTGAAGCACATTCAATCCGATTTCAGTCCAGTGATTTGGGTTCACCTCTCTCCAGATGTTGAAGAAGAAAATATACTTCATTAACTCCCGAGGGGAAATACAATTTCTTCACTcacttgtcacacacacacacacacacacacacacacacacaggcctgaaatacacacatgcacaaacaggacttaTACATGTATTAAATGGAATGGAGAGATGTTTGGGGGGGGGTTGCCTTGGACAggtgccctgagcagttgggtgtttggtgccttgctcaagggcctCTCGGCAGAGGAGGCAGGCTGGCACCTCTCCATCTACCAGTTCACACTCCACATTTGTTTTGGCCGCGGACTTAAGCCGGTGACCCTCTGggtcccaacccaagtccctatggactgagttACTGCCGCCCCCTGCACACTGTGAATCATTGAGATGAACTTTGACAAACATACTTTACTGTTCATATTGAAGTTCCTGTAGACAGTCCGGGCTCCATATAGGAAGGCATCTCCATCATTAGTGATGCAGCCGTCCACCAGGCCTTGAGAGTCCAGGTAGGCACACATGGCCTCGGCCTCCCCAGCAGCTGTCACCCATGGCACACCCAGATAGTCCAACATCTCTGCACACTACAGAGGTAAGAGAAGGACAATAGTGTCTCAATCCAATATGAAGTGACTATAATATGAGATGCAGGTGAGTGGGGGAACAACCAACCTCTCTAAGTACAGCATTGAAGCGCCCTCTGCTGGTCTTTGTAGCAGCTTTAGGGGCAGAGGCCTTTTTGAATCCCCCATATCTTGTTTCTGCCCTCCTGCTCATGGTTTCTGCTTTAAGTTTAGGGGCTTCTCCCTCCATCACAAAGACAAGCTTCACCCCCATAAGCGTGAGGGATGACACCCTGAAAAATAAATTCCTGAACAGAAAAGGACAAGGCTTTCAATATTGAAATTGAAGCTAACATCTTACGGAATTAACTATAGAGCAATATGGGACACTTACCTCAGGTGGGGCTTGGTAACTCTCCCCATCATAGCCTGGACATGCTGGGCCTCGCACACCCACAGACTCAGATCAACTGCCAGTGTCTTTCCGCTCAAACTGTACAGCGGCACCGACTCACGAACCGGCTCGACGATGGACCACAGCTCGTGAACACCCATAACTTCCCCCAAACGGATTTTCACTTATCTAATAGATGGGAATGCGTAGAAAACAGTAATGCTCAACAACACAAAACGGAACAACGACCCGTAGTTTTCAAACAGTGGCGCCGTTGGGCCGCGTCCCAATTCTTTCAACGTCTTTGTACTACGCTACCTTGTTGATGTATCGATTGTTACGTCGTTAAAATGAGCAAAGTACAATATTTAAATTGTATATAAGTCACCTCTAGGCTTTCTATCTACTGAATATAGCACTTGCACTCTCTTTTAGCATGTTTTTAAATAACAAGGTTGAAAGTAAGGGGACAGTCTCACAAAGTGGGTCGACGCCGGACAGTTTAACAGCAACGTCATATTAAAGCGCCTTCAAAAGCGTGTTGCTATGGAGACGAGGCTCCCGTTCACAGACTGAGGATATTTTTTACaccttttaagtgtttttatttttcagccatgGACTCAAAAATACGCCTAGAAATTATCGGCTTAGTTAAAGACCGTAATTTCCATGTTGCCCGAAGTATTGCCGAAGTAAAACGCCATTTCCCTAGAGTTTTATATCGCATTATTGATTTGTTTTCACCTGTTTTCACCGTTAACAAtacttgatttttttgtgtatgcGCCACAGGGACTAAAACAGAAGTTTCCCGATGCATTTCTGGAACCAAAAATTCGACCATTACTCGAATTTGACTGGCACTCATATCTGTGCAACAAGAAAAGGGTAAGTTTTCTGATTAGCCTATGTGTGTTTAAAATCCAGCTCGTCCAGGAGACTATTCAAATAGAGTTTTGAGGAGTGTTTAAAGTAAAAGAGAAGTATTAGCAGTATATAAGACATAAAGTATCAAATACAAGTACTCATGAAGCAGTCACATCAGTTTTATAttactaaattattattaaattgtTGTTATTAATGATGCATTACTGTgtaaacaacatttaaatgttCCAACTGGTCGaagtggagctcattttaattaacttttaaaTTGCTGGGCATTGTAGACTATTTtagaataataacaataacaataaaagcagGTTTTGATGAGCTATTATTTGAGCCATTGTATGCATAATCTTAATCTGCAAAAAAACTTCTAATTAAAGACCTCAGATTAAAATTATACAGTACTTCAGTCAATATActtatactttttactttttttttttttcctttattgcCCTTGGTTGTAGAAGCTGCAGCAGTTTACTGAGGGTTGTACTCTACTATGCAGCTACACACGCTTACACAACACCATACAATACTGCTGTAGTTTTCTGTTATGGTCAGCCTATTCTGTAATCCTGAATCACAACACATCTGTTGTTCAACACTTGTGATTCAAGGAGCTGCGTGGTGAAGCGTGGCAGTACTCCAGCAGCCTGATGTGCTTTCTAAACGGCCTTCTTCTCGGTAATGAGAAGGATCTCGCCAGCTGGGCCAAGAATCAGTGGAGTTTCACATTCACGCGGCCACAGGCTTTCTACATGGCTCTCACTGAGGACTGCTACACCAAACACCTCCAGAACACTGGggcaagttaaaaaaaaaaaaaaaagaaagaaatctaaGTTAAAAAATATGGATTGAAAGttcttttctgtttgtcatgGGAATCAGAAAGCAGGTCATTGACACCTGTACATGATAGGAAGCTAGCTTCAGTCATAAGAGACTCCTCTAGATGAATATTACTCAGTTTTCTATTAAATTTGTAAGACCTTGAAAAgaatcaaacaaaaatacaattcTTTGTCCTTTCATTACAGCATCCGTTTGTCTTCATGGATATTGAGATAGCAGGAGAGCCAGCGGGGAGGTTACTGTTTGAAGTGAGGCACAGATTTACATAATTTCACATTGCTTGCACAAACCACCTGTGTTATCTCAAACCTCTGACGTTTTCAGGCATTCTGTGTTATTGAATTTGACAGAGATATTGTAGAAATTGCTGATATACAGAACAAAATGACCATTACACAATAGCAGGATGTTAATAAGACACGTTGTCCTCCCGCTCCTCAGCTGTTCTCAGATGTTTGTCCAAAGACATCAAAGAACTTTGAGGCTCTGTGCACAGGAGAGCAAGGTCTGTCCCAGAGTGGCCTCCCACTCTGCTACAAGGGCTCGGTGTTTCATCGTGTGTTGCCCAACGGCTGGGTTCAGGGAGGAGGTATGGTCCATACTAGTCCTGAAACAATGTGAATGACATGTAGTTGGTTTTCACATAGGAATTAAATACATAATCTCCCATTCAATGTTAGCATCAGTGCAGTTAATTTGATATATATGGGTTACATATATGCCACTTATAGAGATTTAAAATACATTGATAAACTGGGATTGTGGTCATGGCTATAATGGATTTAAACACTATTTATTTCTGCCCGTAAAAGCTGCATTATATCTAAGTCTCATAATTTTTTAACTCAACTGACTCTTCTGTTTCCAGTAAATGAAATAAGCAGTGAAGTAACATCCTGTCCACATTACTCATCTAAGCCCAACCGTTGTTTAGATTACGATAGCACCTAACGTTGTCAGCAAAATATCGTGGGATTCAGGAAGTGTGTTTTAACGGTGTCATTGTGGTACGGACACAGACAGTAGCTTTACATTTCAATTTTGCAGATATATCACCAGAGAGAAAAGGTGATGGAGGAGAATCAATCTACGGACCGACTTttgaaggttaaaaaaaataaaaacagtcaaaaacatCTACATGAGAACCCACTGTTAATGCATGTATCATAGTGGATTTATATGTACTGTCTGTAAGTTGTCCTTTCTCCTTTTAGATGAGAGCTTTGCCGTGTCCCACACTAAACGGGGCATTCTAGGACTGGCCAATAAGGGTCCACACAGCAATGGATCCCAGTTCTACATCACCCTGCAGCCGACACCCTGGATGGACAAGACCTACGTTGCCTTTGGGTTTGTGTCACTAATTTGACTTGAGAGATGTTTGATTAATTTCCCAATTCTGCATAATCTCAGGTCTCctatacagttttgtttttatttttcattctagGCAAGTGGTTGAGGGTGTCGATGTCCTCAGGAGATTAGAAGAAACTCCGACCTGTAATGAAAGACCCAAATATGACTGCAAAGTTACAGATTGTGGAATGTTTCAGTTTTAGCACCGACACATtcattttgatgttgttttaaataATTGTCATTCatgtagtaaaataaaaataatgcacaTGTAATATACGACTtatatttaaatacacacatgcaaaaaaactattttgatTTCTACAAAACTGTTGTATGT is part of the Epinephelus fuscoguttatus linkage group LG11, E.fuscoguttatus.final_Chr_v1 genome and encodes:
- the ppil6 gene encoding probable inactive peptidyl-prolyl cis-trans isomerase-like 6, which codes for MDSKIRLEIIGLVKDRNFHVARSIAEGLKQKFPDAFLEPKIRPLLEFDWHSYLCNKKRELRGEAWQYSSSLMCFLNGLLLGNEKDLASWAKNQWSFTFTRPQAFYMALTEDCYTKHLQNTGHPFVFMDIEIAGEPAGRLLFELFSDVCPKTSKNFEALCTGEQGLSQSGLPLCYKGSVFHRVLPNGWVQGGDISPERKGDGGESIYGPTFEDESFAVSHTKRGILGLANKGPHSNGSQFYITLQPTPWMDKTYVAFGQVVEGVDVLRRLEETPTCNERPKYDCKVTDCGMFQF